In one window of Pseudobdellovibrionaceae bacterium DNA:
- a CDS encoding HNH endonuclease, whose protein sequence is MQLKYLSDNDLHLHTKDLVRRERELVTKVLHHLAEIERRRLFSAFKCSSLFDYATRLLGYSESQAHRRISAMRMILEVPEVEQKLEEGKLTLTNVAEARKFFRQEEKSLGTKLNCQEKKQVLEKLENKSTRESERTLVALSSSPIKAKESTRIVSSELTELKIIADQALMEKLEKLRGLLAHKNPFPSHCELLHMLCDVAIKEIEPKKPKQNNQPGLVTTMMHKEKKHQKNLPMRISKINKNGEPQGHQQNQPGVGDITAPRAHLNRVHGETNKNDEAKILKPNGHQNLGETTAPQGGPRQSYLRTLCNKAIKGVEVATPNQKDHQNNNKTTAQQGSLRQKYQRSAIPQSIKRLVFHRDQGRCVHCGSGYALEYDHIQPQCLGGANDVSNLRLTCRSCNQRFAIEKLGQQFMQTHLKIT, encoded by the coding sequence ATGCAGTTAAAATACCTTTCAGACAACGATTTACATTTACACACCAAAGATCTCGTTCGTAGGGAGCGGGAGCTTGTGACAAAAGTTTTGCATCACTTAGCTGAAATTGAGCGCCGAAGGTTATTTAGTGCGTTTAAGTGTTCATCGTTGTTTGATTATGCGACCCGGCTACTTGGATATTCAGAGAGTCAAGCTCACCGACGCATCAGTGCCATGAGAATGATTCTCGAAGTGCCAGAAGTGGAGCAAAAGCTGGAAGAAGGAAAACTAACTTTAACCAATGTGGCTGAGGCCAGAAAGTTCTTCCGCCAAGAGGAGAAATCATTGGGTACCAAACTCAATTGCCAAGAAAAGAAGCAAGTCCTTGAAAAGCTAGAAAACAAATCCACCAGAGAAAGCGAGCGAACACTGGTGGCGTTGAGTTCAAGCCCCATTAAGGCCAAAGAATCCACCCGAATTGTCTCCTCCGAATTGACGGAGTTAAAAATTATTGCCGACCAAGCCCTTATGGAAAAACTTGAAAAACTTCGCGGGCTATTGGCGCACAAAAATCCATTCCCATCCCATTGTGAGCTTCTGCATATGCTTTGCGATGTGGCCATTAAAGAAATTGAGCCCAAAAAGCCAAAACAAAATAATCAGCCAGGTCTTGTCACCACTATGATGCATAAAGAAAAGAAACATCAAAAAAATCTGCCAATGAGGATAAGTAAAATCAACAAAAACGGTGAGCCTCAAGGCCACCAACAGAATCAACCGGGTGTCGGCGACATTACGGCGCCTCGAGCACATCTAAATAGGGTTCATGGCGAAACCAATAAAAACGATGAAGCCAAAATTCTAAAGCCAAATGGCCATCAAAACCTAGGTGAAACTACGGCGCCACAAGGGGGGCCGCGTCAATCGTATCTTCGCACACTTTGCAATAAAGCTATTAAAGGCGTTGAGGTCGCAACGCCAAATCAAAAGGATCACCAAAACAACAACAAAACTACGGCGCAACAAGGAAGTTTGCGTCAAAAATACCAACGGTCTGCAATTCCGCAATCAATAAAGCGTCTGGTGTTTCATCGTGATCAGGGGAGGTGTGTTCATTGTGGTTCAGGTTATGCGTTGGAATACGATCACATTCAGCCCCAATGTTTGGGTGGGGCTAATGATGTTTCAAACTTGCGACTGACTTGTCGATCGTGCAATCAGCGATTTGCCATTGAAAAACTGGGGCAGCAGTTCATGCAAACCCACCTGAAAATAACTTAA
- the ybeY gene encoding rRNA maturation RNase YbeY, whose amino-acid sequence MTLLCINQSKLRMPRVYLQNCVEQVVAKLKRKGFARQLKDKQLVIVFLDPKEAKRLNHQYRGKKYATDVLSFLPIEQHSLGELVLCPQVLKKQALEHDLTFRDELCYMVLHGILHLLGFDHERSEAEARRMFRLQDEIFESL is encoded by the coding sequence ATGACGTTACTTTGTATCAACCAATCGAAATTGCGAATGCCGCGGGTTTATTTGCAGAATTGCGTTGAGCAGGTTGTTGCGAAGCTCAAACGAAAAGGTTTCGCAAGGCAATTAAAAGACAAGCAGCTTGTGATCGTATTTTTAGATCCTAAAGAAGCTAAAAGGTTAAACCATCAGTATCGCGGTAAAAAGTATGCCACCGATGTCTTAAGTTTTTTGCCCATTGAACAACATAGCCTGGGTGAGTTGGTGCTTTGCCCGCAAGTTTTAAAAAAGCAGGCTTTGGAGCATGATCTCACCTTCCGGGACGAGTTGTGCTATATGGTCCTACATGGAATATTGCATCTGCTAGGCTTTGACCATGAGCGAAGTGAAGCCGAGGCGCGTAGAATGTTCCGCCTTCAAGACGAAATATTTGAATCTTTGTGA
- a CDS encoding HDIG domain-containing protein has translation MKLPGQNKQKKGLNQKDGIHLRRKYVDPSLQFLNWVNSLGFGKSRFGRWLVFAEERFHLQRVTLVSAFCLILAPLLYYEFDFAERVDVGEVAIVDIKSPIALQIVDEDATAQKQQEEADAIPAVLDFDYEVYEGVYARISRAFQEMRHLVRQQRWLENEYEREEQIKEFVQHRAKFEQLLGVEVSGRTFEWLVEEGFSARIENILIRAIGLWGGEKTIDSLDSLSLVSATAESASIVPVGGAGNEFMLPISSIVDLKKRQDLTLKDVRGAGALRPVPRERLTRLARKLMVPNLTFNRKETVARKAAARESVLPVQISLRRNQTIVAAGAVVMPIHVKILNEIHSKQSKERTYLMSVMTAALLVLMAMVFFSYLRRFSLKRVRVSDKDLLVMGTVTIIVGIITKLFLFTTHAAFLDRFGSMIPPSVFMFAAPVAAGPMLVGLLITSGEVVWVFTVFMAAALGFMVDMDYGFLMVSVVGGIAAARGVYGCTRRNDIYWAGLRTGLVNMAAIVFLAFLTSSGLDELLRQLLWTAPAGFVGGVLSSMVAMMLVPLLESGFNYTTDIKLMELANLNHPLMQEMMMKSPGTYHHSISVGNMVEAAAKEIGANALLAKVMALYHDIGKMEHAQYFIENQSGYNPHDHISPFMSKTILVAHVKDGAELGLKHKLGTPIIDGILQHHGTTLISYFYNRAVEEMDENIDHVDENEFRYPGPKPQFKEAALVMLADSIEATARTLDEPTPSRLQNIVKNIIQSKFIDGQLDECNLTLRDLSTIETAFRKILLGIYHQRMDYPHMRDGKVVSVPQPGSRPKGSSKKGSHVG, from the coding sequence ATGAAATTACCGGGTCAAAACAAACAAAAAAAGGGTCTTAATCAAAAAGACGGAATTCACTTGCGACGCAAGTATGTAGACCCCTCCCTACAATTTTTAAATTGGGTCAATAGCCTTGGCTTTGGCAAAAGTCGTTTTGGTCGCTGGCTTGTGTTTGCCGAAGAGCGGTTTCACTTACAACGAGTGACGCTGGTTTCGGCATTTTGTTTAATATTAGCGCCCCTGTTGTACTATGAGTTTGATTTTGCTGAGCGGGTTGATGTGGGGGAAGTGGCCATTGTTGATATCAAATCACCCATTGCTCTACAGATCGTTGATGAAGACGCCACGGCCCAGAAGCAACAGGAAGAGGCCGATGCCATACCGGCAGTTCTCGATTTTGACTATGAGGTCTACGAGGGTGTTTATGCCCGGATTTCTAGGGCTTTTCAGGAAATGCGCCATTTGGTTAGGCAGCAAAGATGGCTTGAGAACGAATACGAACGAGAAGAGCAAATCAAAGAATTCGTCCAGCATCGGGCGAAGTTTGAACAGCTTTTGGGTGTTGAAGTGTCTGGTCGCACCTTTGAGTGGTTGGTGGAAGAGGGGTTCAGCGCTCGTATTGAGAATATTCTTATTCGAGCTATAGGGCTTTGGGGCGGAGAAAAAACCATCGATAGCCTCGATAGCTTAAGCTTGGTTTCAGCGACAGCCGAATCCGCAAGTATCGTGCCTGTCGGGGGAGCGGGAAATGAATTTATGCTCCCTATTAGTTCCATAGTGGATCTTAAAAAACGGCAGGATCTCACGTTGAAAGACGTGCGGGGAGCTGGAGCGTTAAGGCCCGTGCCCAGAGAACGCCTCACCCGACTGGCGCGAAAGTTAATGGTACCTAACCTGACATTTAATCGAAAAGAAACTGTGGCCCGAAAAGCGGCCGCTCGCGAGTCGGTTTTGCCCGTGCAGATCTCACTACGTCGCAATCAGACCATAGTGGCTGCAGGAGCTGTGGTGATGCCCATTCATGTGAAAATTCTAAATGAAATACACAGCAAACAAAGCAAAGAACGCACTTACTTGATGTCGGTGATGACGGCAGCCCTGTTGGTGTTGATGGCTATGGTGTTCTTTTCGTACTTGCGACGTTTTAGCCTTAAGCGAGTCCGAGTGTCCGATAAAGACCTTTTGGTTATGGGTACGGTGACCATCATAGTGGGCATTATTACAAAACTATTTTTATTCACTACGCACGCCGCCTTCCTAGATCGATTCGGCTCGATGATACCTCCCTCTGTGTTTATGTTTGCCGCACCAGTGGCCGCGGGTCCCATGTTGGTGGGTCTTTTAATCACATCCGGCGAAGTGGTATGGGTGTTTACGGTGTTTATGGCAGCAGCCTTAGGATTTATGGTGGATATGGATTATGGATTCCTTATGGTGTCCGTAGTCGGTGGCATCGCTGCTGCCCGCGGGGTGTATGGTTGTACACGTCGTAATGACATCTATTGGGCTGGTCTGCGCACGGGTCTTGTGAATATGGCTGCCATAGTGTTTTTGGCCTTCTTGACGTCTTCTGGTTTAGATGAATTATTGCGCCAACTGCTTTGGACAGCGCCGGCCGGATTTGTGGGTGGAGTGTTATCATCAATGGTGGCGATGATGTTGGTGCCTCTTCTTGAATCTGGGTTTAACTACACCACGGATATCAAGCTGATGGAGTTAGCCAACCTGAACCATCCACTCATGCAAGAGATGATGATGAAATCCCCGGGGACCTACCATCACAGTATATCTGTAGGAAACATGGTTGAGGCGGCGGCAAAAGAAATTGGTGCCAATGCACTGCTTGCAAAAGTTATGGCTCTTTATCATGACATTGGAAAAATGGAACACGCCCAGTATTTTATTGAAAACCAAAGTGGATATAATCCGCACGATCACATTTCGCCATTCATGAGTAAGACAATTTTGGTAGCGCATGTAAAAGACGGCGCTGAACTGGGGCTTAAACATAAGCTCGGAACGCCCATTATTGATGGGATTTTGCAACACCATGGTACCACGCTAATTTCGTACTTTTACAACCGAGCTGTAGAAGAAATGGACGAAAACATAGACCATGTTGATGAAAATGAGTTCCGATATCCTGGTCCGAAGCCGCAATTTAAAGAAGCCGCACTTGTGATGTTGGCTGACAGTATTGAAGCCACAGCTAGAACTCTCGATGAGCCCACGCCATCGAGGCTTCAGAATATTGTTAAGAATATTATTCAAAGTAAGTTTATCGATGGTCAACTGGATGAGTGTAATTTGACCTTAAGAGATTTATCGACCATTGAAACGGCCTTTCGTAAAATTCTACTTGGCATTTATCACCAACGTATGGATTATCCCCACATGCGAGATGGTAAAGTGGTATCGGTGCCGCAGCCAGGTAGCCGCCCGAAGGGCTCATCGAAAAAAGGTTCTCACGTCGGATGA
- the mazG gene encoding nucleoside triphosphate pyrophosphohydrolase has translation MPLPPKNFRDFSSFLQIVTDLRGPEGCPWDKEQNHQTLTQFALEEAFELAEAIDENDKNGMVEELGDVLLQVVLHAEIARQEGEFDIFDVIEGIGRKMVRRHPHVFDDTKVADSDEVLQNWAKIKAKESPKKAHEYISTPKGLPALIEAQKIGAKTKKFGFDWNEVDGVLKKIDEELAEFKQALTAGTVEEQQAELGDLLFTIAQMARHLNFDSEQSLRKTNLRFRKRFQSMMTLAADAGFDPHHTPPEKLEEFWSQAKKSETSTGE, from the coding sequence ATGCCCCTTCCACCGAAAAACTTTCGCGATTTCAGTAGTTTTTTACAGATAGTGACTGACCTGAGAGGGCCTGAGGGCTGCCCCTGGGACAAGGAGCAAAATCACCAAACTTTAACCCAGTTTGCTTTAGAAGAGGCTTTTGAGCTGGCCGAAGCCATCGATGAAAACGACAAAAATGGCATGGTCGAGGAGCTGGGAGACGTGTTGCTGCAGGTGGTCTTACATGCAGAGATTGCGCGTCAAGAGGGTGAATTCGACATTTTTGATGTGATCGAGGGCATTGGCCGTAAAATGGTTCGACGCCACCCCCACGTATTTGACGACACCAAGGTGGCTGACTCGGATGAGGTCTTGCAAAATTGGGCAAAAATAAAGGCCAAAGAATCTCCCAAAAAAGCGCATGAGTACATTTCAACCCCCAAGGGCCTTCCGGCGCTGATCGAAGCCCAAAAGATTGGAGCCAAAACAAAAAAATTTGGTTTCGACTGGAATGAAGTCGATGGCGTATTGAAAAAAATAGATGAAGAGTTGGCTGAGTTCAAGCAAGCCCTTACTGCCGGCACCGTGGAAGAACAACAAGCCGAGCTGGGTGATCTGTTATTTACCATTGCACAAATGGCGCGGCATTTGAATTTTGATTCAGAACAATCCCTCAGAAAAACCAATTTGCGCTTTCGCAAACGCTTTCAATCAATGATGACCCTGGCCGCTGACGCGGGCTTTGACCCGCATCACACACCGCCCGAAAAACTTGAAGAGTTTTGGAGTCAGGCGAAAAAGAGCGAAACCTCGACCGGCGAATAG
- a CDS encoding 4-phosphopantetheinyl transferase family protein, which yields MISLTICLNGSPETPILICVSPQWGSDQPDFRTKIRTQIQQKIGASDDANMQSLEDLSQIPHHPDFKISISHSPMLGGFALVESSKGLGFDLEVQSRVRLPTIQRMASPEEISLAPSPAHLWSAKEAAFKSLWPAKQPLTLSEIFVLNWSEDSFEATTRKDNDVIHGRTGHIGPDDHIFAVALSLTSAP from the coding sequence ATGATAAGCCTGACTATTTGCCTCAACGGTTCACCCGAAACTCCCATCTTGATTTGTGTCTCCCCGCAGTGGGGTTCCGACCAACCTGACTTCCGCACTAAAATTCGAACACAGATTCAACAAAAAATTGGCGCAAGTGACGACGCCAATATGCAAAGCCTGGAAGACCTTTCTCAAATTCCCCACCACCCTGATTTTAAAATATCAATCAGCCATAGCCCCATGCTCGGGGGCTTTGCCCTTGTTGAATCATCAAAAGGGCTGGGATTTGACCTTGAAGTGCAATCCCGGGTGCGTTTGCCGACCATTCAACGCATGGCCTCGCCTGAAGAAATATCTCTAGCGCCCTCGCCCGCCCACTTGTGGTCGGCCAAAGAAGCTGCCTTTAAGAGTTTATGGCCGGCCAAGCAACCTCTGACTCTTTCTGAAATTTTTGTTTTAAACTGGAGTGAAGATTCTTTCGAAGCCACCACTCGTAAGGACAATGACGTCATCCACGGGCGCACGGGACACATCGGTCCCGACGACCACATTTTTGCTGTGGCCCTGTCCTTGACTTCAGCACCCTAA